DNA from Flavobacteriales bacterium:
GGTCGCGGTATTGGGGGGCCAGCACCGTCAGGGTGCTGCGCAATCCCTCGTTCAGGTCGGCGGGCTTCAGGTCGTCCTCGTCCAGGCGGGAGAAGTTCCGCAGCCCGCGTACGATCTCGGCGGTTCGACGTGCGCCCTCGGCCATGGAGCCGATGATGTCATCCAGCTCATCGATGGTCTCGCCGATGCCCAGGGCCTCCTCCTCGGCCTTCACCCGTTCCAGCTCCGCGGCGGCGCGATGCGGGTCCACGGTGCGGTAGGCCCGGATCACGTTCACCACATCCGCGATGTTCCGGCGCAGCGGCGCGATGTTGCTCGTGATGAAGTTCACGGGGTTGTTGATCTCGTGGGCGATGCCCGCGGTGAGCTGACCCAGGGAGGCCATCTTCTCGCTGCTCACCAGCTGCACCTGTGTCCGCTTGAGGTGCTCATTGCTCTCCTCCAAGGCGGCCGTGCGCTGCTTCACCTTCTCCTCCAGCACCATGTTCTGCTCGCGGATGAGCCGCTCGTTCTCCTGGGCCATGGCCAGCGATTCGGCCTGCGAGCGCTCCTTGTCGCGCCGCAGGATGTTGATGCGGTCGGCTAGACCGAAGGAGAGGAGGACGCCTTCAAGTACGGACCCCACAGGCATTGAATAGCCGGTCAGTTGGTTGTATGGCAGGAAGTTCAGGTCGCGCAGGATGTAGGCGATGACACCGAGCAGGAAGAAGGACCAGGCGAACAGGAAGAACCCGGCATGGCGGGACCGCTTCCGGATACCCGATACCGCGATAATGATGAGGAAAAGCGGATAGGTGCCCGAAAGCACTTGTGCCACGTGGTAGGCGGCCAGGTCGGCATTGCCAATGGTCAGCCCGATGCATCCCGCAATCGCCGCGAGGAACGCCTTCATCACTACATCCTGCCTTGGCAGGAGTTCGACCGTGCCGATGAATTTGCGGACGAAGAGCCCGGCGAAGAACATCGAGCAGAGCGTGAAGAGTACGGAGGCCTTCGTGGCGAACCAGGTGAACCCGGGCCAGATAAGCTCCTGTCCGGCGCCCTGGAGGGTGAGCTGTGCGAAGCAAAGGCAGATGATGTAGAGTACATAGTACAAGTAGCTCCTGTCGCGGATGGATACGAACAGGAACAGATTGTAGAGGGCCATGACCATCATGATCCCGAAATAGCCGCCGATGATCAGGTTCTTCTTGTTCTTCGCAAGCAGGTGATCCACGCGGGTCGTGGCGATGAGCGGAAGCTGCATCTGCTTTGTGCTCTCCACTTCGAGCAGGAGGTCGGCCTGCCTGCCCGGCGGAAGATTCACGACGAAAGCCATGTCGTTTCCGATGGCCTCGGTCTCCGCCAAGGGGACGGCCTGCCCCAACTTGGCAATGATGCGCGGCCCGCTTGCGGTTAGCTCGTAGGCTGTCAACCGGTCGATTTCCGGGTAGGGAACGGAGATAACGAGCTCCTCGGCCCTCGATTCATTAATGATGCTGAACTTGACCCACCGCGCATGCGGCTGCAGGCCGAGATTGGGTACTGCGGCAAGCGATTCAGCATATCCATTGAAGGCGGCGGCCTCTGAGGCATCCTTGAATTTCAGGTGCGATGGCAGAATGGCCAGGTACTCGCCCAATGGCCGGGTGGAGACCTTGCCGTTGAAGACATAGGCATCCTGTGCTGCCATCCCGTAAATGGGCAACAGGAACAGGAGAAGCGCAGACCGCAAGCAGGGGGCCCTGAACATGGCCCCTTCTACGGGCCCTCTAGGGGACAGGTTCGTGCCCCGTCACGCCCGGATCTGCTGGTAGTGCCGGAGGATATCTGCATAAATCCCCTGATGCGCACCATTGTCCGGCAGCCGCAGCCGCCAGCGCACGCCAAAGGGGACACCGGCCGGGGCCTCAATGCTATCCTGGTCCGGTCTGCAGCGCAGGCTGATGATCCGGGCACGGTAGCGTTCGGGTGCCGTTTCCAGGAGGATCGCATCGGGAATGGCCATGGCGAACGACTTGATGCGCGGGATGGGGTAGCTGATGGCGCCGCCATCACCGAAATCCTCCATGATCTGGAACCCCACCTTCAAGGCATGGCGGAGCGTGTAGTGTGCTACAAAGCAGAACAGCACGTCCAAGCCTGCTTGGTTGGCCACCGAGACGGCCGCCATGCTCAGCACCAAGGGCAGGCCCTTCCCTGCGAACCGATGCGCGTTCCACAAGCCGCATACCTCCGCGCCTGAATCGCCCTGGTACTTCTGCAGGAGCACGGTGAACTGTTGAGCATGGGTGCCCATAGAGGATTCCATGGGTAGGGGAGTGCTGGGCCCGCCTTTCTGGACACGGATGCCGCCCACATAGCCGAGTTCGTCGTGCTCGGCGAGAATCACGATGCAATCCTCCGATTGCATCCAGTCTTCATTCGGTTTGACCACCTCGGAGACCCCGAATTCCTCTAGGATCGCGCGGTGCTCTTCGGCATACCTGGCACAGAGGTCCGGCCGGTCTTTTGCCTTGAATGCGGTGATGGTGATCGTATTGTTCTCCATGGTCAAGCACTGATCAGCGACTCCTTGGTTTCGAACAACTCCTCCAGGGGTTTCCGAAGGCTTCTGCGCGTTGGGCTTCCCGCGCGGCCGAGGCGCACCATGAAGATCGGTTCGCCCCAATTCAGTCCAGCGATGTCGATGAGTTCACTGAGGATGGCCTCCGCCTCCCGGTGCTCATGCCCAGACAGTATGCCCTGCTCATCCCACCGGCCATGGATTCCCATGAAGATGGGAGCACCGACCGGATGTGCCAGAATGCCCTCGACGGTGGCTTGGAGCCAGAAGCGCTCGAGCGCCCTGCCAGCCTCGAATGCACTGCCGATTCCGAGGTCTTCAGCGCTAAGAACAGCCAATGCAGCGGATGCCCGAACGCCCTTCGCAGTGAGCTTCTCAATGGCCCTTCCTGTACCCCAGGATCGGAGGAGCTTCATGGCCCCAGGATCGGATGCGACCCGCAAGCCAACCCGGTCAGATAGGGAGAGTTCAAGCGTGTCGATGTCGATGCCATCCGCCGTGCGCTCCGCTTCCTCCTGGGTCCAGCGCATCTCTTTCACGAACATGTCATGGTGGCAGGTGGTATTCAGCGCGCGGATGCGCTCTGCCCTGCCGCATAGGGCGGCGATGCGGTCAATGGTCTTCCGGTCGCGGATGATGCGAAGTGAAACGCGGCTGTGGTTCTGCAGCACGGAGGCCAGCGCTTCGGCCTCGCTATCGGTCAGTTCTTGAGCTTGGGAGTCCTTCCGATTGGTGCAGCGCAACGGGATGGCCTGAGCCAGTCGCCGTTCACGCTTGTCCACCGTCTCTGCGGGAGATCGTTCCCGTAGCTCCACCGTGGCCACAAGGTCATCCGGACGCGACTCGTGGCGCAGGATGTCCAAATGCAGCCCGGACTGGGTTGCCGACAGCGCGATGTTCTCGATGCAGGCGCCCAAGGCGAGGTAGGCGTACCGCCAACCGGGGTCCAGTGCACTTTGGGCGCGCTGGCGGTCCAGGAATACCAGCAGCCTGCCTCCGGTGTGCACGAATCGCCACGGTTGGCAGTTACCGCCCGATGGGGCAAGGCTCCCCGCGAGCGACAGCTGGCGCGCCTCCTCGATCGTCATCGGGACCCTGGCCGCATCGGCGCTTCCTGGGACGATCGTATGATTCCCACCAGCGGATGAAGCATGGGGAGGCATCAAATCCTGGAGGTGGCTGGCCTTGTCCTTGGCATGGTCGGCTTCGGCCAATCCCGTGGGTTTCACAGCCGCATCCGGGTCAAGCCACCACCGGCCGCTCGGAACTTCCTCGCCCAAGAGGATGCGGCGGCTCATCTGCGCGCCTGTGCCTCCGCCGTAGGCGACTGCGCTCGCCAGCTGTGGCCAGCTGGTTACGGTGCTTTCAATCTCCAGCATGCTGGCCTTCATCCGCGGGCTCAGGTTCTCCAAGCCGATCAGGGGGATAACGAAAGGCAGCTTCTCTTCGGCCGTGGTCGCCCGCATCGCCAGCGTCACGTCTAGATGCTCCATGGTTCCATGCAGGAGCGGCCGTTCGGGCTCCAGGTCGAACCGCTCGATGTCAAGCAGCCCTCGATCGCTGGTGTCCATTACCACGGGGATGCCCAATGCCCGGGCCTTTTGGCGCGCGAGGATCTTGATTCCCACGCTGTCGCACTCCTCCACCAGGAGATCGAGCTTGCCACCGCCGGTCAGGAAGGCGTCGAGGTTGTCCGCCGTGATTCCCTCCGTGAATAGGACCACCCTCAGGTAGGGGTCGAGCTCGGCAATTTCCCGGGCGGTGTTGACGGCCTTGGGACTGCCCAGTTCGTGAACGCCTGCGCGGATCCTGTTCAGGTTGCTCAGGTCGAGCGTATCGAAGTCAGCCAGCCGGATCTCCCCGAAGCTCCGTTCCATGGCCATGGTGAGGCTCACGCTCTGGCCCACGCTCAATCCGATCACGCCCACCCGCTTGGTGGCCAGCACCTCCTGCTCCTCGCGGGTGATCTTGTTCCGGTTGCGGTCGGTGCGGACGCGCACGAATTCCTCCTCATCCAGCAGGTGCACCAGGCGGTTCGACCAAGGGTAGTAGACCCATGCGCCATAGTCCGCCGCTGAAACACCCCCCAGATGAGCCTTGGCGGCTGCGTCGAGATCGGCCGCGGTGAGCCGTGCGGCCGGGTGCATCACGCGGACCAGTTCGCGCACCTGCTCCTGGAGCCGGTCGTGCACGACCGGCCGCGACCGCTCCAGCAAGGCCTCCAGGGCCTGCCGGTCATCGGCCAGGGCAGGCCGCAGGATCACAGGGCGGTAAGCGTCCGCCTCAGCCGCTGAAGCGCGCTGCAGCGCTTCGTGCCAGGTGCTCATGGTCAGTCAAAGGGTTGTCCAAGGTGTCCGAGTGGGGGCGAATCTAGTCAACGACAGGTTATTAACAAGTTTTCAACAGTCTTGGGGTAACATCCTCCGCACATTGGCCGTAGCAGGCGTGCTCAATCACGCCCTCATGAATGCCGTGGCCCGTATTCCCGACCCGCAGGAACTCCCGGTTGTCCTCTTCGTCGATGACGATGCCGGCAATCGCCAGGCTTTCCAAGCGGCTTTCCGGCACCGCATGCGCGTGCTGCTTGCCGCCGACCTGCAGGAGGTATGGGCCCATCTTTCAGCCAACCGCGTGCACGTGGTCATTGCAGACCAGCGCATGCCCGGCATGAATGGCAGCGAGCTCCTCACGCTGGTGAAGGAGCGCTTCCCCCAGGTGCGCCGCATGCTGGTTACCGCCTATGCGGATCTGGAGGCCATCATCGATGCGGTGAACAACGGGGGGGTGACCAAGTACTTCGCCAAGCCATGGGTGCAGGATCAGCTGGTGCGCGCCGTGGATGATGCCTACCAGGAGATCCGTGCCGAGGAGGAGCAGGCCGCCTATACGAACCGCTTGGTGGAGGCCAACAAGCAATTGGAGTTCGCGCTCCGGCAGCGGCTGCTCTCCTGATCGCAAGGCTCCCCAGAAGTCAGCGATCCTATCTTCGGCCGCTGATGGAGCCGCTCACGCTACTCGGACCCAAGGCCCTCGGGCTGACGATCCAGCGGCTCTGCCACCAGCTCATCGAGGACCATGGCGACCTGCAGGGCGTGGCGCTCATCGGCCTGCAGCCGCGCGGGGTGCTGCTCGCGCGCCGGCTGCGCAGGGAGCTCAAGGCCATCCTCGGCGTCGAGCGGCTGGCCTACGGCGAGCTGGACATCACCTTCCACCGCGATGACTTCAGGCACCGCTCCAGCCCGCCGATGCCCAGCGCCACGGCAATCGATTTCGACCTGGAGGGCCGCACCGTGGTGCTGGTCGACGATGTGCTGTACACAGGAAGGAGCATCCGCGCCGGGCTTGATGCGCTGCTGGCCTTCGGCCGTCCGGCCAGCGTGCACCTGCTGGTGCTCATCGATCGCCGCTTCAGCCGCGAGCTGCCCATCCAGCCCGACTACGCAGGCAAATGGGTGGACAGCATCGGTGAGCAGCGAGTGACCGTCGAGTGGAGGGAGTCGGATGGCCAGGACCGCGTGCTCCTCCACACCGCCGGCGACCGCCGCGATACCGGCATGGTCGCCAAGGGCTCAACCGCCGACCAATGAGACAGCGCTCCTTCGATTCCGCAACACCGCCCAGCGAGCAGCTGAGCGTGGAGCACCTGCTCGGGATCAAGGAGCTGACGCCGGAGGACATCGAGCTCATCTTCCGCACGGCCGACGGGTTCAAGGAGGTGCTCGGCAGGCCGATCAAGAAGGTGCCCTCCCTTCGCGACCTCACCATCGCCAACCTCTTCTTCGAAAGCA
Protein-coding regions in this window:
- the pyrR gene encoding bifunctional pyr operon transcriptional regulator/uracil phosphoribosyltransferase PyrR, encoding MEPLTLLGPKALGLTIQRLCHQLIEDHGDLQGVALIGLQPRGVLLARRLRRELKAILGVERLAYGELDITFHRDDFRHRSSPPMPSATAIDFDLEGRTVVLVDDVLYTGRSIRAGLDALLAFGRPASVHLLVLIDRRFSRELPIQPDYAGKWVDSIGEQRVTVEWRESDGQDRVLLHTAGDRRDTGMVAKGSTADQ
- a CDS encoding Rv1355c family protein, which codes for MSTWHEALQRASAAEADAYRPVILRPALADDRQALEALLERSRPVVHDRLQEQVRELVRVMHPAARLTAADLDAAAKAHLGGVSAADYGAWVYYPWSNRLVHLLDEEEFVRVRTDRNRNKITREEQEVLATKRVGVIGLSVGQSVSLTMAMERSFGEIRLADFDTLDLSNLNRIRAGVHELGSPKAVNTAREIAELDPYLRVVLFTEGITADNLDAFLTGGGKLDLLVEECDSVGIKILARQKARALGIPVVMDTSDRGLLDIERFDLEPERPLLHGTMEHLDVTLAMRATTAEEKLPFVIPLIGLENLSPRMKASMLEIESTVTSWPQLASAVAYGGGTGAQMSRRILLGEEVPSGRWWLDPDAAVKPTGLAEADHAKDKASHLQDLMPPHASSAGGNHTIVPGSADAARVPMTIEEARQLSLAGSLAPSGGNCQPWRFVHTGGRLLVFLDRQRAQSALDPGWRYAYLALGACIENIALSATQSGLHLDILRHESRPDDLVATVELRERSPAETVDKRERRLAQAIPLRCTNRKDSQAQELTDSEAEALASVLQNHSRVSLRIIRDRKTIDRIAALCGRAERIRALNTTCHHDMFVKEMRWTQEEAERTADGIDIDTLELSLSDRVGLRVASDPGAMKLLRSWGTGRAIEKLTAKGVRASAALAVLSAEDLGIGSAFEAGRALERFWLQATVEGILAHPVGAPIFMGIHGRWDEQGILSGHEHREAEAILSELIDIAGLNWGEPIFMVRLGRAGSPTRRSLRKPLEELFETKESLISA
- a CDS encoding 7TM diverse intracellular signaling domain-containing protein; translated protein: MAAQDAYVFNGKVSTRPLGEYLAILPSHLKFKDASEAAAFNGYAESLAAVPNLGLQPHARWVKFSIINESRAEELVISVPYPEIDRLTAYELTASGPRIIAKLGQAVPLAETEAIGNDMAFVVNLPPGRQADLLLEVESTKQMQLPLIATTRVDHLLAKNKKNLIIGGYFGIMMVMALYNLFLFVSIRDRSYLYYVLYIICLCFAQLTLQGAGQELIWPGFTWFATKASVLFTLCSMFFAGLFVRKFIGTVELLPRQDVVMKAFLAAIAGCIGLTIGNADLAAYHVAQVLSGTYPLFLIIIAVSGIRKRSRHAGFFLFAWSFFLLGVIAYILRDLNFLPYNQLTGYSMPVGSVLEGVLLSFGLADRINILRRDKERSQAESLAMAQENERLIREQNMVLEEKVKQRTAALEESNEHLKRTQVQLVSSEKMASLGQLTAGIAHEINNPVNFITSNIAPLRRNIADVVNVIRAYRTVDPHRAAAELERVKAEEEALGIGETIDELDDIIGSMAEGARRTAEIVRGLRNFSRLDEDDLKPADLNEGLRSTLTVLAPQYRDRIELRLDLGEIPKVECFPGKVNQVFMNILSNAAQATMARADGRERVVEARTMTHEDRVLVRITDTGVGMTEEVKARIFDPFFTTKPVGEGTGLGLAIVYGIICDHGGTIDVVSQPGVGTEFTITLPVRQSRPAQQRA
- a CDS encoding response regulator, which translates into the protein MAVAGVLNHALMNAVARIPDPQELPVVLFVDDDAGNRQAFQAAFRHRMRVLLAADLQEVWAHLSANRVHVVIADQRMPGMNGSELLTLVKERFPQVRRMLVTAYADLEAIIDAVNNGGVTKYFAKPWVQDQLVRAVDDAYQEIRAEEEQAAYTNRLVEANKQLEFALRQRLLS